In Prionailurus viverrinus isolate Anna chromosome C2, UM_Priviv_1.0, whole genome shotgun sequence, one DNA window encodes the following:
- the LOC125174687 gene encoding keratin-associated protein 19-7-like: MSHHSNYYGGLGYGYGGFGGPGYGCGWGCGSFPGLGCGWSWRSHRYGCCLPLC, translated from the coding sequence ATGAGCCATCACAGCAACTACTATGGAGGCCTGGGCTACGGCTACGGAGGCTTTGGGGGCCCGGGCTATGGTTGTGGCTGGGGATGTGGAAGTTTCCCTGGACTGGGCTGTGGCTGGAGCTGGAGAAGCCACAGATATGGCTGCTGCCTCCCACTGTGTTAG